One window from the genome of Aquabacterium sp. A3 encodes:
- a CDS encoding arsenic resistance protein: MTRALSWLQKNLVWSIPGAMLLGLLFGQLANPGPLRWAILPLTFLMVYPMMVTMNLKALLSPGGGRVQGTALFINFVVMPAVGWGAGVVFFADQPAARLALLLTALLPTSGMTISWTGFAKGNVPAAVKMTVLGLVAGSLLAPLYLQALLGAVVSIPVTQVALQIGLIVFLPMALGHLTQKWLVAQVGQARFNSHTKLLFPPWSTLGVLGIVFVSMALKSHDIVQNPALLATLLMPLALVYALNFALSTVVGRLFFERGDAIALVYGTVMRNLSIALAIAIGVFKDHGTEAALLIALAYVVQVQSAAWYVRLTDRLFGRVSSHQPTPEKIA; the protein is encoded by the coding sequence ATGACCCGCGCACTGAGCTGGCTGCAAAAGAACCTGGTCTGGAGCATCCCGGGCGCCATGCTGCTGGGCCTGCTGTTCGGCCAGCTGGCCAACCCCGGCCCCTTGCGCTGGGCCATCCTGCCCCTGACCTTCCTGATGGTGTATCCCATGATGGTCACCATGAACCTCAAGGCCCTGCTCAGCCCGGGTGGGGGGCGTGTACAAGGCACCGCCTTGTTCATCAACTTCGTGGTGATGCCTGCCGTGGGCTGGGGTGCCGGCGTGGTTTTTTTTGCCGACCAACCGGCGGCACGGCTGGCCTTGTTGCTCACCGCCTTGCTGCCCACCTCGGGCATGACCATCTCATGGACGGGCTTTGCCAAAGGCAATGTGCCTGCCGCCGTCAAGATGACGGTGTTGGGTCTGGTGGCTGGCTCACTGCTGGCGCCGCTGTACCTGCAAGCCCTGCTGGGTGCGGTGGTGTCCATCCCCGTCACCCAGGTGGCGCTGCAGATCGGCCTGATCGTGTTCCTGCCCATGGCACTGGGCCACCTCACCCAGAAGTGGCTGGTGGCCCAGGTGGGGCAGGCGCGCTTCAACAGCCACACCAAGCTGTTGTTTCCACCGTGGTCGACGCTGGGCGTGCTGGGCATCGTCTTCGTGTCGATGGCCTTGAAGTCGCACGACATCGTGCAAAACCCCGCCCTGCTGGCCACCCTGCTGATGCCGCTGGCCCTGGTCTACGCCTTGAACTTTGCCTTGTCCACGGTGGTGGGCCGGCTCTTCTTTGAGCGGGGCGACGCCATCGCCCTGGTGTACGGCACGGTGATGCGCAATCTGTCGATCGCCCTGGCCATCGCCATCGGCGTGTTCAAAGACCACGGCACCGAGGCCGCCCTACTGATCGCCCTGGCCTACGTGGTGCAGGTGCAGTCGGCGGCGTGGTACGTGCGCCTGACGGATCGCCTGTTTGGCCGTGTCTCTTCACATCAACCCACCCCTGAGAAAATTGCATGA
- a CDS encoding OmpA family protein gives MPSLRMWSRAVETIGGAQPRVWCGAVLLCVASLAQAQQAVMEYRDGELPSANDVADILSRGAAENLRHRGMGSPFSALEVKPVSRVREASALSVPVNFAFDSADLTEGARRQLDVIAEGIRLTEGTVRVVVEGHTDAKGRLTYNDDLSLRRARAVRDYLVGQHRLSSRLFVIEGRGPRALIDKQDPWSARNRRVQFRAG, from the coding sequence ATGCCTTCATTGCGCATGTGGTCTCGCGCTGTCGAGACGATCGGTGGGGCGCAGCCCCGTGTCTGGTGCGGTGCCGTCTTGCTGTGCGTGGCCAGCCTGGCGCAGGCCCAGCAGGCGGTCATGGAGTACCGCGACGGTGAGCTGCCCAGCGCCAACGATGTGGCCGACATCCTGTCGCGTGGGGCGGCCGAGAACCTGCGCCATCGTGGCATGGGTTCACCGTTTTCGGCCCTGGAGGTGAAGCCAGTGTCGCGGGTGCGCGAGGCCAGTGCCCTGTCGGTGCCGGTCAACTTTGCTTTCGACTCGGCCGACCTGACCGAGGGCGCACGCCGCCAGCTCGACGTGATTGCCGAAGGCATCCGCCTGACCGAGGGCACCGTGCGCGTGGTGGTGGAAGGCCACACCGACGCCAAAGGCCGGCTCACCTACAACGACGATCTGTCCTTGCGGCGGGCCCGCGCCGTGCGTGATTACCTGGTGGGACAGCACCGCCTGTCGTCGCGCTTGTTTGTGATCGAGGGTCGTGGCCCACGGGCCTTGATCGACAAGCAGGATCCCTGGAGCGCGCGCAACCGCCGCGTCCAGTTCCGTGCGGGTTGA
- the cydX gene encoding cytochrome bd-I oxidase subunit CydX codes for MWYFAWILGVGFAVLLAILNAMWGENEEGRQRAQAGHEDTP; via the coding sequence ATGTGGTACTTCGCCTGGATCCTCGGCGTCGGCTTTGCCGTCCTGCTGGCCATTCTCAATGCCATGTGGGGCGAGAACGAAGAAGGCCGTCAACGTGCCCAAGCCGGCCACGAGGACACCCCGTGA
- a CDS encoding cytochrome ubiquinol oxidase subunit I — translation MISEELVDLSRLQFAATAMYHFLFVPLTIGMVWLLVIMESVYVMTGKVIWRDMTRFWGKLFGINFALGVTTGITMEFQFGTNWAYYSHYVGDVFGAPLAIEGLMAFFLESTFIGLFFFGWDRLSKTQHLMVTVLMALGTNLSALWILVANGWMQNPVGAEFSYQTMRMEMVDFWAVIFNPDAQAKFVHTVSAGYVTGAMFVLSISAWYLLKGRDIEFAKRSFRVASAFGLASVLSVIVLGDESGYTVGEAQQTKMAALEAMWETEPAPAGLKLVAGINEAEQKNDWEIEVPYVMGLIGTRSLDKQIPGIHEIKARNRERIVRGIVAVNALETLRKTPDDTVAQQVFEQHKADLGFGLLLRQYTTDVNQATPEMIQKAVDSTIPAVAPMFWSFRVMVGLGFLMLALFALSFWTTLKGNFTDKPWLLKWALWMLPAPWIACEVGWFVAEYGRQPWTIYGVLPTHLSVSNLTVESIYGSLVGFIGFYTVLLVVEMFLMVKFARLGPGSLGTGRYMNEPTHAEQGQVLAH, via the coding sequence ATGATTTCAGAAGAACTTGTTGACCTGTCTCGATTGCAATTTGCCGCCACGGCGATGTACCACTTCCTGTTCGTGCCGCTGACCATCGGCATGGTCTGGCTGCTGGTCATCATGGAAAGTGTCTACGTGATGACCGGCAAGGTCATCTGGAGGGACATGACGCGCTTTTGGGGCAAGCTGTTCGGCATCAACTTCGCCCTGGGCGTGACCACGGGCATCACCATGGAGTTCCAGTTCGGCACGAACTGGGCCTACTACTCGCACTATGTGGGCGATGTGTTCGGCGCACCGCTGGCCATCGAAGGCCTGATGGCCTTCTTCCTGGAATCGACCTTCATCGGCCTGTTCTTCTTCGGCTGGGACCGGCTCAGCAAGACCCAGCATTTGATGGTGACGGTGCTGATGGCGCTGGGCACCAACCTGTCGGCCCTGTGGATTCTGGTGGCCAACGGCTGGATGCAAAACCCGGTGGGCGCCGAGTTCAGCTACCAGACCATGCGCATGGAAATGGTCGATTTCTGGGCCGTGATCTTCAACCCCGATGCCCAGGCCAAGTTCGTGCACACGGTGTCGGCCGGGTATGTGACCGGCGCGATGTTCGTGCTGTCGATCTCGGCGTGGTACCTGCTCAAGGGCCGCGACATCGAATTCGCCAAGCGCAGCTTCCGCGTGGCCTCGGCCTTTGGCCTGGCTTCGGTGCTGAGTGTGATCGTGCTGGGCGACGAGTCGGGCTACACCGTGGGCGAGGCCCAGCAGACCAAGATGGCCGCGCTGGAAGCCATGTGGGAGACCGAACCAGCCCCCGCCGGCCTCAAGCTGGTGGCAGGCATCAACGAGGCCGAGCAGAAGAACGACTGGGAGATCGAGGTTCCCTACGTCATGGGCCTGATCGGCACGCGCTCGCTGGACAAGCAAATCCCGGGCATCCACGAGATCAAGGCGCGCAACCGCGAACGCATCGTGCGCGGCATCGTGGCGGTCAACGCGCTGGAGACGTTGCGCAAGACACCCGATGACACCGTGGCCCAGCAGGTGTTCGAGCAACACAAGGCCGATCTGGGCTTCGGGCTGCTGCTGCGCCAGTACACCACCGACGTGAACCAGGCCACGCCCGAGATGATCCAGAAGGCGGTGGACAGCACCATCCCGGCCGTGGCACCCATGTTCTGGTCGTTCCGTGTGATGGTGGGCCTGGGCTTTTTGATGCTGGCGCTGTTTGCGCTGAGCTTCTGGACCACGCTGAAGGGCAATTTCACCGACAAGCCCTGGCTGCTCAAGTGGGCGCTGTGGATGCTGCCCGCCCCGTGGATCGCCTGTGAGGTGGGCTGGTTCGTGGCGGAGTACGGCCGCCAGCCCTGGACCATCTACGGCGTGCTGCCCACGCACCTGAGCGTGTCCAACCTGACGGTGGAGAGCATCTATGGCTCGCTGGTCGGCTTCATCGGCTTCTACACCGTGCTGCTGGTGGTGGAGATGTTCCTGATGGTGAAGTTCGCGCGCCTGGGCCCGGGCAGCCTGGGCACCGGTCGCTACATGAACGAGCCGACGCACGCCGAGCAGGGCCAGGTCCTGGCGCACTGA
- a CDS encoding sigma-54 interaction domain-containing protein, translated as MDDTLTELVAYLEGQEAPHIVFDQQYRIVAANAAYRAQFSPQASVLGRTCYEVSHHFNVPCDQAGETCPLVKARQTGRHERVLHLHHTPRGEAYVNIELMPLKGAGGSPRYFVEKMEEVQLARGRATDQGLVGRSPAFRRLVEQVQRVAPSAASVLLLGESGTGKELVARALHEASPRKSRPLVVVDCASLTETLFESEVFGHERGAFTGASTAKQGLVEAADGGTLFLDEVGDIPLTMQVKLLRLLESGTYRRVGSTELRHTNVRVVAATHRQIRQMVADGRFREDLYHRLNTFPIHLPALRERQEDVPLLAEALLQRLAPERRLSLSRGAQQMLKRHPVPGNVRGLRNVLERAVLLCDGGVIDTPVLQEALAMDEPVGSAAPHVAPQPANARDQLRQQAVALAQRSPGRRAEVAASLGISERTLYRWVQQAG; from the coding sequence ATGGATGACACCCTGACCGAACTGGTGGCCTACTTGGAAGGGCAGGAAGCGCCCCACATCGTGTTTGATCAGCAGTACCGCATCGTGGCGGCCAACGCGGCTTACCGCGCGCAGTTCAGCCCGCAGGCCTCGGTGCTGGGGCGCACCTGTTACGAGGTGTCTCACCACTTCAACGTACCTTGCGATCAGGCGGGCGAAACCTGCCCCCTGGTCAAGGCACGCCAGACGGGCCGGCACGAACGCGTGCTTCACCTGCACCACACACCGCGTGGTGAGGCCTACGTCAACATCGAGCTGATGCCGTTGAAGGGGGCGGGTGGGTCCCCGCGTTACTTCGTCGAAAAGATGGAAGAGGTGCAACTGGCCCGGGGGCGCGCCACCGACCAGGGGCTGGTGGGACGCTCACCGGCGTTCAGGCGCCTGGTGGAGCAGGTGCAGCGCGTGGCGCCCTCGGCGGCCAGCGTGCTGCTGTTGGGCGAGTCGGGCACGGGCAAGGAGCTGGTGGCCAGGGCTTTGCACGAGGCCAGCCCGCGCAAGTCACGCCCGCTGGTGGTGGTCGACTGCGCCAGCCTGACGGAGACCCTGTTTGAAAGCGAGGTCTTCGGTCACGAGCGCGGCGCCTTCACGGGGGCCAGCACGGCCAAGCAGGGCCTGGTCGAGGCGGCCGACGGCGGCACCTTGTTCCTCGATGAGGTGGGCGACATCCCGCTGACCATGCAGGTCAAACTGCTGCGCTTGCTGGAAAGTGGCACCTACCGGCGTGTGGGCAGCACCGAGCTGCGCCACACCAATGTGCGCGTGGTGGCGGCCACGCACCGCCAGATCCGGCAGATGGTGGCCGATGGCCGCTTCCGCGAAGACCTCTACCACCGCCTCAATACCTTCCCCATCCACCTGCCTGCCCTGCGGGAGCGGCAAGAGGATGTGCCCCTGCTGGCCGAAGCGCTGCTGCAGCGGCTGGCGCCCGAGCGACGACTCAGTCTGTCGCGTGGGGCCCAGCAGATGCTCAAGCGTCACCCGGTGCCCGGCAATGTGCGCGGGCTGCGCAACGTGCTGGAGCGGGCGGTCTTGTTGTGCGATGGTGGGGTGATCGACACCCCCGTCTTGCAGGAGGCGCTGGCCATGGACGAGCCGGTGGGCAGCGCGGCACCCCACGTGGCCCCGCAGCCTGCCAATGCCCGCGATCAACTGCGCCAGCAGGCGGTGGCCCTGGCCCAGCGATCGCCTGGCAGGCGAGCCGAGGTGGCCGCCTCGCTCGGCATCAGCGAGCGCACCTTGTACCGCTGGGTCCAGCAAGCGGGGTGA
- the cydB gene encoding cytochrome d ubiquinol oxidase subunit II, with the protein MLDYPTLKLIWWLLVGVLLVGFAIMDGHDMGVGSLLPFVGRNDTERRVVINTVGPHWDGNQVWFITGGGAIFAAWPLVYATAFSGFYWAMLAVLWALFFRPVGFDYRSKIHHPTWRSTWDWGLFIGGAVPPIIFGVAFGNLLQGVPFSFNEYLMPTYTGSFWALLNPFALLAGVVSSAMITLQGATYLAHRTEGAIQARTIKAGIGAALVMVLGFIAAGVWLQGIEGYRITSAVVSDALPDPLAKTVVREAGAWMANYAAMPALWILPALGVAGALLAALLLRARATLSAFVASSLAVVGVIGTAGVSMFPFIMPSSTHLASSLTVWDSVSSHLTLSIMFWATLIFMPLIVTYTSWAYSVMRGKVTEAYIRENDHAAY; encoded by the coding sequence ATGCTGGACTACCCAACCCTGAAGCTGATCTGGTGGCTGCTCGTGGGCGTGCTGCTGGTGGGCTTTGCCATCATGGACGGCCACGACATGGGCGTGGGCTCACTGCTGCCCTTCGTGGGCCGCAACGACACCGAACGCCGCGTGGTCATCAACACCGTGGGCCCGCACTGGGACGGCAACCAAGTCTGGTTCATCACCGGCGGCGGGGCCATCTTCGCGGCCTGGCCCCTGGTGTATGCCACGGCCTTCAGCGGCTTTTACTGGGCCATGCTGGCGGTGCTGTGGGCGCTGTTCTTCCGGCCGGTGGGCTTTGACTACCGCAGCAAGATCCACCACCCCACCTGGCGCAGCACCTGGGATTGGGGCCTGTTCATCGGCGGCGCCGTGCCACCCATCATCTTTGGCGTGGCCTTTGGCAACCTGCTGCAGGGCGTGCCCTTCTCGTTCAACGAGTACCTGATGCCCACCTACACCGGCAGCTTCTGGGCCCTGCTCAACCCCTTTGCCTTGCTGGCCGGTGTGGTCAGCAGCGCGATGATCACGCTGCAGGGCGCCACCTACCTGGCCCACCGCACCGAGGGCGCCATCCAGGCCCGCACGATCAAGGCCGGCATCGGTGCCGCCCTGGTGATGGTGCTCGGCTTCATCGCGGCCGGCGTGTGGCTGCAAGGCATTGAGGGCTACCGCATCACCTCGGCCGTGGTCAGCGACGCCCTGCCCGACCCGCTGGCCAAGACGGTGGTGCGCGAGGCCGGCGCCTGGATGGCCAACTACGCCGCCATGCCCGCGCTGTGGATCCTGCCCGCACTCGGCGTGGCTGGTGCCTTGTTGGCCGCGCTGCTGCTGCGTGCCCGCGCCACGCTGAGCGCCTTCGTGGCCTCGTCGCTGGCCGTGGTGGGTGTGATCGGCACGGCCGGGGTCAGCATGTTCCCCTTCATCATGCCGTCGAGCACGCACCTGGCGTCCAGCCTGACGGTGTGGGACAGCGTCTCCAGCCACCTGACCTTGTCGATCATGTTCTGGGCCACGCTGATCTTCATGCCCCTGATCGTGACCTACACCAGCTGGGCCTACAGCGTCATGCGCGGCAAGGTCACCGAGGCCTACATCCGCGAGAACGACCACGCGGCGTACTGA
- a CDS encoding caspase family protein — protein MVCLGALVAPRAHAADAESSADELSVHCLLPGKVRRLGAFSSVVTPRRAAHVSAAECQAGGGEYVVRQDPHLAVRQVWLPLAAEGVAEAQLTVGELYEQQGQTALARVWYEKAAAQGVARAQFNLAALMARSGGGSDRVHELLAAASGGLIAGLALGEDTRPRIEVVSPETALRLPAGAADSPPVVVLPDAGPHTVRARYVAPAGLASLTANGQPVQPVEPGWVDVTLPPHEPSQPATQDAVQELVLALTDRLGQQAQARVTLSHRAASTAMAAGQPTASAAIVDEGTPWLPPGRRHALVVGNQRYQHWPTLETPRADAQAVAALLRERFGFEVTALHDVTRAQVLQALARLRQSVGPNDQVLLYYAGHGQMDDATARGYWIPVDGDPKDVSGWLSVIDITDQLAAMPARHVLVIADSCYSGTLTRSLMPRVDAALSLAQRRAPLAHLSQQRVRVAMTSGGLEPVVDGGSVEHSLFARSLLDAMRGVQAPVAARELFDVVTARFAHLGQRLQVSQTPEYAPMAFAGHEAGDFVLVPRHADGAVAAHKAD, from the coding sequence ATGGTGTGCCTCGGGGCGTTGGTGGCGCCTCGTGCCCACGCCGCCGATGCCGAGTCCTCCGCCGATGAACTGAGTGTGCATTGCCTGTTGCCGGGCAAGGTGCGTCGCCTCGGTGCCTTCAGCAGTGTGGTCACGCCACGCCGTGCGGCTCATGTGTCGGCCGCAGAGTGTCAGGCCGGTGGTGGTGAGTACGTGGTCCGGCAAGATCCGCACCTGGCCGTCCGGCAGGTGTGGTTGCCGCTGGCGGCTGAGGGGGTGGCCGAGGCGCAGCTCACCGTGGGCGAGCTCTACGAGCAACAAGGGCAGACGGCCCTGGCCCGTGTCTGGTACGAAAAGGCCGCAGCGCAGGGCGTGGCCCGCGCGCAGTTCAACCTGGCGGCCTTGATGGCCCGTTCTGGGGGGGGCTCAGACCGCGTACACGAGTTGCTGGCGGCCGCCAGTGGCGGGCTCATCGCCGGGCTGGCGCTGGGTGAAGACACCCGGCCGCGCATTGAGGTGGTGTCGCCCGAAACGGCGCTGCGCCTGCCTGCTGGCGCTGCTGACTCGCCGCCGGTGGTGGTGTTGCCTGATGCCGGCCCCCACACGGTGCGCGCACGGTATGTGGCGCCTGCAGGGCTGGCCTCGCTCACGGCCAACGGTCAGCCCGTGCAGCCGGTGGAGCCCGGGTGGGTGGACGTGACGCTTCCGCCTCATGAGCCGTCTCAGCCAGCCACGCAAGACGCCGTCCAGGAGCTGGTCTTGGCGTTGACCGATCGCCTGGGCCAACAGGCGCAGGCACGTGTCACCTTGAGTCATCGGGCGGCGTCGACCGCCATGGCCGCTGGGCAGCCCACCGCCTCGGCCGCCATCGTGGACGAGGGCACGCCCTGGTTGCCGCCAGGGCGGCGCCATGCCCTGGTGGTGGGTAACCAACGCTACCAGCACTGGCCCACCCTGGAGACCCCCCGCGCCGATGCCCAGGCGGTGGCGGCGCTGCTGCGCGAGCGGTTCGGCTTTGAGGTGACGGCCTTGCATGACGTGACCCGCGCTCAGGTCTTGCAAGCCCTGGCCCGATTGCGGCAAAGCGTCGGGCCGAATGACCAGGTGCTGCTGTACTACGCGGGGCATGGGCAGATGGACGATGCCACGGCCCGAGGGTACTGGATCCCGGTGGATGGCGACCCGAAAGATGTCTCGGGCTGGTTGTCGGTGATCGACATCACCGACCAGTTGGCTGCGATGCCGGCCCGCCATGTGCTGGTGATCGCAGACTCTTGTTACTCCGGCACGCTGACCCGCTCGTTGATGCCCAGGGTGGACGCCGCGCTGAGCCTGGCCCAGCGGCGTGCACCACTGGCGCACCTGTCGCAGCAGCGGGTTCGGGTGGCCATGACCTCTGGCGGGCTGGAGCCCGTGGTGGATGGCGGCAGCGTGGAGCACTCGCTCTTTGCACGCAGCTTGCTGGATGCCATGCGCGGTGTTCAGGCACCGGTGGCGGCCAGAGAACTGTTTGACGTGGTCACCGCCCGGTTTGCCCACCTGGGCCAGCGCCTGCAGGTGTCTCAAACCCCGGAGTACGCCCCCATGGCCTTTGCGGGCCACGAGGCGGGAGACTTCGTGCTGGTGCCCCGCCATGCCGACGGGGCCGTGGCGGCTCACAAGGCGGATTGA
- the cydD gene encoding thiol reductant ABC exporter subunit CydD, with product MPETRSPDPHLKALQALTRQHARHPLWSVVAVMAGVVQTTCTIAVAALLAHIVHGLAITQASFGELNAVWWWMLPALLLRAMAALVREEAGLRMSQATRQSLRAALLDHLHTLGPAWASRQQAGGLASTMLEQVEALDGWVARYRPQQWLAVITPLMIVAAVLPWSWGAALILLITAPLIPLFMILVGWGARQRQTEQMLALQRMSGHFLELVRGLPTLHLLNAQHRMQAQVAEVAHAFRVRTMRVLRLAFLSGAVLEFFASVAIALSAVYFGMNLLGHLDFGLYGQRPTLQVALFVLLLAPEFYLPLRELGTHYHARAEALAAAGALQDWLRAASPQPDEGSLTPPPGPPSLALHDVSFAHREGEPVLRHCHLQVAPGEVVAIQGPSGGGKTTLLRLVLGQLAAQHGQVCVAGQPISSWRLSAWRQRVAWMTQHPRLLADTLATNLRVAEPEASDAALHDALQWAGLGDWFEQLPQGLNTRLGEGGRGMSGGQLRRLALARVRLRPADVLLLDEPTASLDADTERELIKRLATLCAGKTVLLLTHRSAPLQLAHRVLQLQHGQLQAWAPAAAAAQEMPHA from the coding sequence ATGCCCGAAACCCGATCCCCCGACCCCCATCTGAAAGCGCTCCAGGCGCTGACACGGCAGCACGCCCGCCATCCGCTGTGGTCTGTCGTGGCGGTGATGGCGGGTGTGGTGCAAACCACCTGCACCATCGCCGTGGCGGCCTTGTTGGCCCACATCGTGCATGGCCTGGCCATCACACAGGCCTCGTTTGGTGAGCTCAACGCGGTGTGGTGGTGGATGCTGCCTGCCCTGCTGCTGAGGGCGATGGCGGCGTTGGTGCGCGAGGAAGCGGGGCTGCGCATGTCTCAGGCCACGCGGCAGTCGCTGCGTGCAGCCCTGCTGGACCACCTGCACACCCTGGGGCCGGCGTGGGCCAGCCGCCAGCAAGCCGGTGGCCTTGCAAGCACCATGCTGGAGCAAGTCGAGGCGCTCGACGGGTGGGTGGCCCGTTACCGTCCGCAACAATGGCTGGCCGTGATCACACCCTTGATGATCGTGGCAGCCGTGCTGCCATGGAGCTGGGGCGCGGCGCTCATCTTGCTGATCACCGCCCCGCTCATCCCCTTGTTCATGATCCTGGTGGGCTGGGGGGCCCGGCAACGACAGACCGAGCAGATGCTGGCCTTGCAGCGCATGAGCGGCCATTTCCTGGAACTGGTGCGCGGTCTGCCCACCCTCCACCTGCTCAACGCCCAACACCGCATGCAAGCCCAGGTGGCCGAGGTGGCGCACGCCTTTCGGGTGCGCACCATGCGCGTGTTGCGCCTGGCGTTCCTGTCGGGGGCGGTGCTGGAGTTTTTTGCCTCGGTCGCCATCGCCCTGTCGGCGGTGTACTTCGGGATGAACCTGCTGGGGCACCTGGATTTCGGCCTCTATGGCCAACGACCCACCTTGCAGGTGGCCTTGTTTGTGCTGCTGTTGGCGCCCGAGTTCTACCTTCCACTGCGCGAGTTGGGCACGCACTACCACGCCCGGGCCGAGGCCCTGGCCGCGGCCGGTGCGCTGCAAGACTGGCTCCGTGCCGCCTCGCCCCAACCTGATGAAGGCTCGCTCACGCCGCCCCCCGGCCCGCCATCACTGGCCTTGCACGACGTGAGCTTTGCCCACCGCGAGGGCGAGCCCGTGCTGCGGCACTGCCATCTGCAGGTGGCGCCCGGCGAGGTGGTGGCCATCCAGGGCCCCAGCGGGGGTGGCAAAACCACCTTGCTGCGCCTGGTGCTGGGTCAACTGGCCGCTCAGCATGGACAAGTGTGCGTGGCCGGGCAGCCCATCTCGTCGTGGCGCCTGAGCGCCTGGCGCCAGCGTGTGGCCTGGATGACCCAGCACCCGCGATTGCTGGCAGACACCCTGGCGACCAACCTTCGCGTGGCCGAACCCGAGGCCAGCGACGCAGCCCTGCACGACGCCTTGCAGTGGGCCGGCCTGGGCGATTGGTTTGAGCAGTTGCCGCAGGGCCTGAACACCCGGCTGGGCGAAGGTGGGCGGGGAATGTCCGGCGGTCAGTTGCGCCGCCTCGCCCTGGCGCGTGTGCGCCTGCGCCCGGCCGATGTGCTGCTGCTGGACGAGCCCACCGCCAGCCTGGACGCCGACACGGAGCGCGAACTGATCAAGCGCCTGGCCACGCTGTGTGCGGGCAAGACCGTGTTGCTGCTGACGCACCGCAGTGCGCCACTTCAACTGGCCCACCGCGTGCTGCAACTGCAGCACGGGCAACTGCAGGCGTGGGCACCCGCCGCAGCCGCCGCGCAGGAGATGCCCCATGCATGA
- a CDS encoding DUF302 domain-containing protein — MNTISYAFAIDLPLPLPEAVDALRAALTAEQMGIVSEVDVQATLKAKLGLDSHPQKLLGICSPKIAHALMGAEPDIAALLPCGGGAAEATPGQTRIVLQDPRVIAAQTDNVDVKSACELARAQLGRVIERLGAHQIA, encoded by the coding sequence ATGAACACCATCTCTTACGCCTTCGCCATCGACCTGCCCTTGCCGCTGCCCGAGGCGGTAGACGCCCTGCGCGCCGCGCTGACGGCCGAACAGATGGGCATCGTCAGCGAGGTGGACGTGCAGGCCACACTCAAGGCCAAGCTGGGCCTGGACTCGCACCCACAAAAACTGCTGGGCATCTGCAGCCCCAAGATCGCCCATGCGTTGATGGGCGCCGAGCCCGACATTGCGGCGCTGTTGCCTTGCGGCGGCGGTGCGGCCGAAGCGACGCCAGGCCAGACCCGCATCGTGCTGCAAGACCCCCGCGTGATCGCGGCGCAGACCGACAACGTGGACGTGAAGTCAGCCTGCGAGCTGGCACGTGCCCAACTGGGCCGCGTCATCGAGCGCCTGGGCGCCCATCAGATCGCTTGA
- a CDS encoding class I SAM-dependent methyltransferase, producing MSSTPALISDELDVLATVWPQPSGEVIELGCGAARMARQMLARWPTLSYLGLEVDERQHALNIAEPAPGMRFALGGAQAIPADGAAFELALMLKSLHHVPLPEMDRALREVARVLKPGAYFYVSEPVYDGALNDIVRLYNDEGTVRAAAQSALQRALVNPEGLWTELAQRHFEMPVQYRDFAQFEQRMMHPTFADHQIDAALRARVAQAYAPHQGPQGAFFTRPMHVRWWQRTHRSLQP from the coding sequence GTGAGCAGCACCCCCGCCCTGATCTCCGATGAGCTGGATGTGCTGGCCACGGTGTGGCCCCAGCCCTCGGGTGAGGTGATCGAGCTGGGTTGCGGCGCCGCACGCATGGCCAGGCAGATGCTGGCGCGCTGGCCCACGCTGAGTTACCTGGGCCTGGAGGTTGACGAGCGGCAACATGCCCTGAACATCGCCGAGCCCGCGCCCGGCATGCGCTTTGCCTTGGGCGGCGCACAAGCCATCCCGGCGGACGGTGCCGCGTTTGAGCTGGCCTTGATGCTCAAGTCGCTGCACCACGTGCCCCTGCCAGAGATGGATCGCGCTTTGCGTGAGGTGGCACGTGTGCTTAAGCCCGGCGCGTACTTTTACGTCTCAGAGCCGGTGTACGACGGCGCCTTGAACGACATCGTGCGCCTGTACAACGACGAGGGCACGGTGCGAGCGGCCGCCCAGAGCGCCCTGCAGCGCGCCTTGGTCAACCCCGAGGGCCTGTGGACCGAGCTGGCGCAGCGACATTTCGAGATGCCCGTGCAATACCGCGACTTCGCCCAGTTCGAGCAGCGAATGATGCACCCCACCTTCGCCGACCACCAGATCGACGCAGCCCTGCGCGCCCGCGTGGCGCAGGCCTATGCGCCGCACCAGGGGCCGCAAGGCGCCTTCTTCACCCGCCCCATGCACGTGCGCTGGTGGCAACGTACTCACCGGAGTCTTCAACCATGA